The Branchiostoma lanceolatum isolate klBraLanc5 chromosome 17, klBraLanc5.hap2, whole genome shotgun sequence genome contains the following window.
ACCAGACCACTTTCTGGCAACTAGCGTTTGAGCACAGTGAGTTTGAGTGTGTGAAAAAAGCCCCTGAAGTTAGGGTAGCTCCTGTTACCCATTACGAATTATGTCACACGTACCTGGTTAGATTACACAAAAAAGATGATGTAGATAGTTACAAATGCTAAGTTGTGCAGTGCCActgaagcagggctgtctccagctttgaatttttttctgtccggaCTCCCATTCATTGTCTGGGAGCCCGTGTGGTTAATTATCATTGTTAAATAAACTCATATAAACTGATTAGAAACTAATTGCAATGAAcgacaagaagttctggagagCAAACTTCACTTGTTACATCTCGCAAGAGGAGGAcccgatgacgatgatgatgatgatgatgatgatgatgatgacgatgacgatgacgatgatgatgataaaatagtcattttaagcttaggaaaatacattttcatcaattacgTGTCATTAAGTCCAGATTTTTTGGATCGGTCATTAAGTCCagaaatttccgtcccgggatggTGGAAcaggtcctggaaacagccctgcaCTGACACCTTTATGACCTTTGTGTTAAAGATGTACTTGGTATTTTTCCAGACATTTCTATGTGATCCCAGGGTTCGTGTGGATCCTGACCTTCGCTGTCGTGTTCATCCAAACCCTGATGCAGCCAGTCATCTCTCTCTTCACACTGGTCAAGGGCAGTCTGCTCATAGCTACAgtaggtatggggagggggtggaCTGGTGAAGGGCAGTCTGCTCATAGCTACAgtaggtatggggagggggtggaCTGGTGAAGGGCAGTCTGCTCATAGCTACAgtaggtatggggagggggtggaCTGGTGAAGGGCAGTCTGCTCATACTCGCTCGTAGCTACAgtaggtatggggagggggtgtaCCTGGGTTGTGCTCTCTTCACACTGGTGAAGGGCAGTCTGCTCATAGCTACAgaaggtgtggggagggggtggaCTGGTGAAGGGTAGTCTGCTCATACTCGCTCGTAGCTACAgtaggtatggggagggggtgtaCCTGGGTTGTGCTCTCTTCACACTGGTGAAGTGCAGTCTGCTCATAGCTACAgtaggtatggggaggggggtggactGTTGAAGGGCAGTCTGCTCATATAGCTACAgtaggtatggggagggggtgtaCCTGGGTTGTGCTCTCTTCACACTGGTGAAGGGCAGTCTGCTCATAGCTACAGTAGGTATGGGGAGGGGCTGGACTGGTGAAGGGCAGTCTGCTCATACTCGCTCGTAGCTACAgtaggtatggggagggggtgtaCCTGGGTTGTGCTCTCTTCACACTGGTGAAGGGCAGTCTGCTCATAGCTACAgtaggtatggggaggggggtggactGTTGAAGGGCAGTCTGCTCATAGCTACAgtaggtatggggaggggggtggactGTTGAAGGGCAGTCTGCTCATATAGCTACAgtaggtatggggagggggtgtaCCTGGGTTGTGCTCTCTTCACACTGGTGAAGGGCAGTCTGCTCATAGCTACAgtaggtatggggagggggtggaCTGGTGAAGGGCAGTCTGCTCATACTCGCTCGTAGCTACAgtaggtatggggagggggtgtaCCTGGGTTGTGCTCTCTTCACACTGGTGAAGGGCAGTCTGCTCATAGCTAGAGTACATCTGTAGGTATGGGGAGGGGCCATGTTGAAAATCCTTCTTTGTCACATGACCCAGGCAGTGGTTGGCTGGTTTAGATAAAAAGACTATgtttttcataagatttgtGCATATCCGCATATAGTGATTCAtacatttttcataaaatttttgCTAAGGCACTCCTCATCACACGTTTACCTTACCTGCAGGTGGTGGTGACGTTCTTTGTCGGCGCGGAGGTGTCCCTGGCTATCAGGAATGACTTCAACTACATAGGAGCACCCTTCCTCATGGGGACAGTGGCACTTGGTATGTTCAGCGTAACTCGTCCTTTTTCATTACCAGTAGTACAACtagagctgtctccagctttacgttTTTTTCCGCCCACTCGTTGTTTGGGAGCTGATTTTTAATAAATTTCAtcattgaatttgtcattttaagctctaaaaattacattttcatcagttttatctcattaaattgatatttttgggatggaaagggttgaatttttttccgtcccaacaagcaaatttccatcctggaaCGGAAGGACGggagctggagacagccctgagtaCAACTCAAATGGAGCAAGAAGGGCATAGCTATCAGAGATGAAGTAGATCATGTAGATTCATGTGAAATCAGGTTTTAGTGATATGTAGATGTGTATGAAAATTTTTATAACTAAGATTGATCATTATAAAAGATTACAATCAGgtttttagctaggatttatagacagtgCGTCCAGAAAGATTCGGGGGGGGGGagacttccccaatgggctctatggattaacattTACTTGGTagttttgcatgtcaatcaattttcatgctgtcccagtgtttGGTACcaggaaaaaaaacagttgcAGTGTGTGTGGATCGAACACCTGCacgtgcatgtgtatgtaattaccagggaatcAGTTTGTCTTCTGGGTGTCCCATGCGATAGAAGGGCatctaattatcttcgccgagtactatagtactcggggtagattatgttttcggttgagccagctgtttggtgggtctgtatgtatgtcaagagcataactcaagaaaacttcgatgaaactttatgatttttggtaggtgtgtagtggttgtgcaaaggaaggtcaatttcaaaaatggtttaccatgcgtttttcaacagtactgcagcggacttttaattttcgtgcgtttgtatgtaggcaaaaaaagtgacggaaacgttgatggatcttcatgattttgtgcaggtgtgtagatgttgtagaaacggaggtcaagtttaaaaatggttttcctggcattttccgttggtactgcagcgggctttgtgtggatgtgtattttcttgtggacaacataactcaagaagctgttgatggatctgtatgatatttagcggatgggtagggtttacggaaaggaaggtcaagttcgataatcggccttctagcgagtacctaaggtactgcagcggagcttcaaaatttactggcatGTTTTCTGAAagagctatggtcatgatatttgtgtggtagatagttctgtaagtttgggctccgtagcggcttgttcagaactgcagtgggtgtttttgttttgacattcggacacgtattacttgagaaggggtgaagagattgtcgtgaagttttgtatgtagagagctcagatggtgctgctagctagaagcataaataaacagatggggtacataaataaacaaatggggcagtctcactacaattcaagcagataagtgggtccggttggtttttaaagtgttcagtttcggcatttttgtccaacacacgggttgagacataacggaaggggaacaaaatagaaagccttacaaaacacctaaaaacatgtgaataaccagccggacccactcctctgctcagagagtacactgcaccaaaactgcaccactgctagtttttttttgttttcttattgtagGGCATCCAGTAGACGCATTGACACcatgctagctaatagcctgattATAAGAATGATTGATAGTGGTGATAACTACAATGTTCCGTCAACAGGAGGAGTTGTGAATGTGATGCCGATGCTTTATCAGAAGATATCACCAGTTACCACTCAGGTCAGTTCACTTCAGAAATCAGATTCCAAGGGACAGCAGGCAACTTTGCTTTATATGTGATGTCAAGGGAAATAAATGCACTGTGGTGTCAAGTCTTTtaatgtatcattggaaagatTTACTGTTTTAGATTAGTCAAAGAATTATCTTTCCTCAAGCTGAATATAGAAATCTTTGGGATTCcttctttgtttgcttgcagCTCTATATTCTTGTTGAGGTAGCTAAGAGAAATATTACTGCAGATTATTGATATGTGTTTTTGTGGGAATACAATTAGTACTGTGGTACCTTTCATTCTGCCAGGTGAAGCACTTTCGTGGAGCAGTGGTAGCCGGGATCTCTACTTGTACTGTTCTCAACATCCTGTGGTGGGTTCATACAGGTTTTTCTTCAATAAAACCAAACCTGCATGATCTCAAGATTTAATCAGTagtaacaatgaaaaaaaaaggtatctCTGATATCAAGTAAAATAAGCCAGCAAAATTTAACTTGTGagttctgtccttagtgctgaaatgtgaatGACTGGACAATTATTAACGATGGGTAGCATTCTCCTTGTAGATTATGGTCACGCCTACTGATTTCTGTACCTGCAATATCAAAAACACAGCATGCATCTAGAATTTCCATGTAAATGTGtcaaaacattttaaagttTATCACCAGACGAAACTATTTTTGCATCAGCTTCTTCTCCGATTGATTTTTCAAAAAACACCACACAGGAAATGATGTAGAACACCTCTCAGTGTCATTATTCTCACTGAAGATCATTCCTCCCTTCAAGGTGCTGGGCAGTTCTACATATTGTCCCCCAGTTGCCCTGCAGCTCGATGTCCATTGTAGGGAACACCACAGCCTCTCCAACAGTCACTCCAGTGAGTGTAGTCACCGCAGTATCAACTCTTCCTCCTGTCAGTCCAGCATGTTCACAGAACCTGTCACTGGAGAGGTGAGGACAATCAGCCTTGAAGGATAAGGATGCCTTCTATGATTTTTATCATTTCTGAAAGAATTGTTTTGattctttgatgaaggttagacatacaggtaataagatacgccaaaaatagttactctagATATatctagcaactggataaaattttgaaacagaagtttcagacagcatccgctgtctttcgtcaatgACTAAGGACaggcatcctcgtccaccaggacctttgcgctctacgttacatcgctcgcggaaaaggccctggtaacacggggtggcatccatggttattgcaggtcgacgagacttgctcatgaataattaatgagctaacccttatttggcacaaacggcatttgtacctcatgaatagttaatgagctagcccttatttggcacaaacggcagttgtagctcatgaataatcaatgagctagccgtaacacgtaacctgattggttgatagcttcccagcgttctttgcgcgtttgcttccgatgagtggaagcaaatgggttttaacccctctgattggctgaagctgttttggaggctcgacctgcaataaccatggatgccaccccgtgttaccagggccttttccgcgagcgatgtaacgtagagcggaaaggtcctggtggacgaggatgaggACAGGACAGGTCTgcaacatctgactgtttcaaaattttatccagttgcttgagtaactatttttggtgaattGTTTTGATTGTAACATCCAAAGCTAAAGCTtcagttacacatagccgaacatggccccCTACCACTTGTCAAACAAGGTTGGCAATAGGTTGGGAGCAGTCggaccagttttagattaagagtcaaatttgacatccaaacacaccctgaccactactgacttactcccaactgcTGGCCAACCCATTTCACCCCTCCACAGCCGAATGTTTAGAAAACATTTGGCTGGCATTTTAAaacagccgaacaccagccaaccacagccgacctagtTCCCAGGCCCAAACCGCCACAAACCATGGTTGGGgaaaggtcgggaggccatgttcgacTATGTATAACCGGGGCTTAACCCAAGTACATCCTGAACAATCATCATAATGTTTCATTGTCTCCACAGATCAGCAAACAATGGAGAAATTGCCACCCTTCCTCTCACAGAAGTGAGTAGTGTGCCAGTCTTTTCACTGATTTGTCCATATTGACTTCATGATGCAATTTTCGCAACTGTCAAACTTACATTATCATGGAGCCATATTACAGCTGCTAGTcagttttgaaataaatgtaCCAATTTTTTTACAGTCTTCTGACATAGAGGTGTCTGACACTAAATTGGATAAAGTAGGTCAtcaaactgtaaatgcatgtgtATGAAGGTTCATCTGTGACAGTAATTGACATATTGAAAAATTTACACGATACTTtcaaacacaaagtaaagctcttaccaacaagctttcgaccagTTCTCTGACCCGAAGCCTACGTCACTGGACCTGAACGGAACTGTGACTGTagggcacctttgacctgttgttgacgtcacacttccgctcAGGTCAAGTGAGGGAAGCTTCGGGTCAAATCAACTTCAGAAGGACCAGAGGACTGGTCGCAAGCTTGTTCGTAAAAGTGTTTCTTCGCGTATGGAATTAGCATGTAAATTTGtcaatatgtaaatgtatgtgttACGTTTCTGAATATTATACATCCAGGTCagaaaaagaggaataaaattgaatatTTCCTACTGAATTAATACAATTTTGTATACTCAGAGGTTTCAAGCGCCTATCCGGCAGCTTTTATTcaagcgtttttttttctttcattatttctcattgaaaaaaagctgccCGATGGGTGCTTGAAAGGTCTGAGTATACAAAATTGTATCAATTcagtagtaaagattcaatGTCATTCCTCAAATGTCTGTGTTGTTCACAGATAATCCAGACCATGCACCCTGAGTTCTCGTGGGTAGCCATCCTGGTACAGCTGTTCATCATGATCAGCATCACTGTCTCCTACCTCACCCTGGGGTCAGCCATGCACCATACAGGTCAGAGGACAAAGGTTAAATGTCAAGGATAGCATGCCAATGTACACTCATGCAACTTTGTAAAAGTATTTATCACATAAGATTTCCACcatacataaatgtacaaatactatgtataaatgtacatttttttgtctgaCCATGTAACAACCAACTGTAACAAGAGTAAACAACAGAACGTTAGGGGTTGTTGCATGAAtaccaaaatgaaattttcagAAAGTCTATTTGATTCTGGTAAGTCAATACTTGATTTTGTATTAGCTGACAAAAATGGTTTAGTATCAAATTCATGCAGATTGCGCTTCAAATATGATGATATAATAGAAATGTTTGATAAACATCACTCTATTTTGTATACTCATTCATATGATCAATGTATTGAATATATGGCTTTCTTGGTTACATTTTACTTTTAACACTATTGCATAGTGCTTGCTGAATTGTATCTCAAACAAATTCTACAACAATTGAGAATTTGAGGCTGTTGCCCCTATTTTTAAAACAAACCTGAGCATAAACGACTTCTAACCCCCACCTTTTCCCTCCAGTTGTTGGCTGGGTGGAGGGGTCGTGGAATGAGCCTGGGTTCTGTAGATATGCACCCATCTTTGAGGGGATCTCTAAATGCTGCACTCCCAAATGGTAAAGAGTTATACAGCTTATATTTGTTTACTTGATATATTTTGATGTACTGTTATACATTCATCATGCAGAaagtactgttactgtaactgcatttaagttctcggggatttaattttgcgggagcctcagggagaaaatggagtgttcgcgccAGTTGTTTGCGTTTGTCACAAAGGCGTCAGCAGGCAGAAGTCAGAGCAAgccttttcgcggtggttttaagcaaTGAAGCAGTTCCCActaaaactgcaaacataagaCAACTTACCGTGAAAAtgtatgcatttacagtacaatattAGGGAGTGCCAttgatttgaaatatttgaaattatCATCAAGAGACATGCATATGAAGAGACTCACTATTTTTCTGACATATTGCTTCAGAGCATATGCATTAACATAattctttttcattttacagTATCTGCCAGTCACTGATCTCCCTCTTCATATTTGCCATTGTCTTCACTGTGGCAATGTTGGACCCACAGGTGGGAATTTTCCCAGTCTTTCCAGTATGCATAACAAGTGACATACATGAAAAGTGgccatttctgtatctgtatctatatagccggtataaccgccatttaggcgtaacacaccagctaaggCCTGAGGTCTAAGCCTTTGTCTAATACAGATTACATTTAGAAATGTTATTGTAGATAACTAAACATGACTTAAATGGTTCATTTTGGGGAGTTGTATTCTTTTGTACTGTGTGAAGTGAAGATGTGTAAGGCTGTGTGTATCTCAATACAGATCCTGTGTAAACAACATTGATacaagcttgaaagttcatctgtgttggtagaaatcattcttaaacgagtttaaactgtaatttccaacacaaaaaattggacttacccaaattttcgaccgtacgacatcggtctttgtcaaggaatgatccatccaccgctggggtgacgtcacgttatgcagatagcacacgtgactccgtgagtagtggatcgtaagtaTTGGAAAGTCTGTAGCGCCCGCCCGCCAGAAGGACTTAGGAGAATTTTCAATGCACATGGGATAAGGACATGCTTTAAACCAACAAGAACCTTGCGCAGCCTGCTAGTCTCCCCCAAGGATAAGACACCTAAGGGAGGCAAGTGCGGAGTGGTTTACCATATACCTTGCCAAGGTCAAAACATCAAAGGGCCTTGTAAGGAAACCTACGTTGGGGAAACTGAAAGATCACTAAAGACCCGGTTCAACAAGCACAAACGCCCAAGCACCATCTCCTCAGAAGTCTCACAGCACTTACACATAGAATCCCCTGGACATTCAGTTTCACTGGATAAAGTTAAAATTCTGGACACTGAGTCGGACTTTGTTGCAAGAGgcatcaaggaagccatttacatcagggccctacgaccatccctcaacagagacggcgggcgctacagactttccaatacttacgatccactactcacggagtcacgtgtgctatctgcataacgtgacgtcaccccagcggtggatggatcattccttgacaaagaccgatgtcgtacggtcgaaaatttgggtaagtccaattttttgtgttggaaattacagtttaaactcgtttaagaacattgatacaaagtttattgcaaatacatgcccaaAGGCTGATTGCAAGTACAAGCAACACATTCAAAtaataatgaaaaatacaatcattTATGATATTAAGGACTTACTGTCTACATCCAATGTTACACTACATCCTAAAATATACATGGGGCTAGTTTGTTggatttgacttcttcttttgaggcagttGAAGGCAaatttttatttgtttaccACTTTTTCTATGATATGTGAATTCTTTGATTTTGATAGCAGTATTGATTTCCCATGGTCAGGAATAGTGGGAAAGAAAGTGTTTGTTTTGGACACAGTGGTACATAATACAAAGACAACACAGAGCTTGCCAAATTTGTACCTATCATGAGTAGACATCATCCTATTCCTAGCCATCCAATTACAGTaatatgctgtaaatgcatttaagtttgcgtggtttttaattcgcggtatggagaaaatggagtgttcgcggtggttttaagttcacgtttgaaacaatagtagcgctacagtcataggggggcaaaaagttttgtacagtggtggttttaagttagcgcTGAAAattcactgcgaaaactgcaaacataaaagcactgggaacatttctgcatttacggtatatCTTAAAGATTTGCATGTTTATGCTTTGGTTGGTTTTCCTACAGGGATTTGTTCAGATCCTGGACAGAGGGACGTCACTCTTCATCAATCTGGAGTGTGGCATTTTCATCTTTCTCATGGTGCGGAACGCCAGATCAGGGAACTTCAGGTGAGGAGGAGGAAAATAGGGACTGTAGTAACAGTTGTACCAACATGTCCATCCGTAATGTACCGGTACATACCCCATTTAAGGCCAACTTTAGAGTTGGAGACTGTGGccttttctgtgtctaaacataGAACTGTTAAGTAATAGGTAATGCACTAAATGTATGCGTGTGTTTTAGAAATACATTGGATCTAATTGAAATGACACCTCTGATAAGcttatattacattttcatACAGCAACTGTGCAGTAGTAGTACCGGTACATATTTCA
Protein-coding sequences here:
- the LOC136423626 gene encoding uncharacterized protein isoform X1: MEADTDRLTERRDSQDSSPRANMYIVYIQCYFVTIATILGTGILGLPVTLSHSGLYPFLVSFLIGFVIQCLLVYFFVEILQRAYAAQEQISKWGGCFWTEKDPLLKKANKIVPLHVVARVKGATLSHEHIPLQEEEDEADEKEITDGMLAGHVILPKRPEIRSPDLHMLGTMFLTCGVQQAFDLIVFLHFISILISYALAGSEAYAQMFGVPHFYVIPGFVWILTFAVVFIQTLMQPVISLFTLVKGSLLIATVVVTFFVGAEVSLAIRNDFNYIGAPFLMGTVALGGVVNVMPMLYQKISPVTTQVKHFRGAVVAGISTCTVLNILWCWAVLHIVPQLPCSSMSIVGNTTASPTVTPVSVVTAVSTLPPVSPACSQNLSLERSANNGEIATLPLTEIIQTMHPEFSWVAILVQLFIMISITVSYLTLGSAMHHTVVGWVEGSWNEPGFCRYAPIFEGISKCCTPKCICQSLISLFIFAIVFTVAMLDPQGFVQILDRGTSLFINLECGIFIFLMVRNARSGNFSSLDIPLETPWLLYHLHWLVALYFTFAVGYDIVDSIYITAT
- the LOC136423626 gene encoding uncharacterized protein isoform X2, with the translated sequence MEADTDRLTERRDSQDSSPRANMYIVYIQCYFVTIATILGTGILGLPVTLSHSGLYPFLVSFLIGFVIQCLLVYFFVEILQRAYAAQEQISKWGGCFWTEKDPLLKKANKIVPLHVVARVKGATLSHEHIPLQEEEDEADEKEINGMLVAGHVILPNQSAVRLPNLHLLGTLFLPCGTRQMFDIVVFLNFISILISYALAGSEAYAQMFGVPHFYVIPGFVWILTFAVVFIQTLMQPVISLFTLVKGSLLIATVVVTFFVGAEVSLAIRNDFNYIGAPFLMGTVALGGVVNVMPMLYQKISPVTTQVKHFRGAVVAGISTCTVLNILWCWAVLHIVPQLPCSSMSIVGNTTASPTVTPVSVVTAVSTLPPVSPACSQNLSLERSANNGEIATLPLTEIIQTMHPEFSWVAILVQLFIMISITVSYLTLGSAMHHTVVGWVEGSWNEPGFCRYAPIFEGISKCCTPKCICQSLISLFIFAIVFTVAMLDPQGFVQILDRGTSLFINLECGIFIFLMVRNARSGNFSSLDIPLETPWLLYHLHWLVALYFTFAVGYDIVDSIYITAT
- the LOC136423626 gene encoding uncharacterized protein isoform X3 — translated: MEADTDRLTERRDSQDSSPRANMYIVYIQCYFVTIATILGTGILGLPVTLSHSGLYPFLVSFLIGFVIQCLLVYFFVEILQRAYAAQEQISKWGGCFWTEKDPLLKKANKIVPLHVVARVKGATLSHEHIPLQEEEDEADEKEINGMLAGHVILPKRPEIRSPDLHMLGTMFLTCGVQQAFDLIVFLHFISILISYALAGSEAYAQMFGVPHFYVIPGFVWILTFAVVFIQTLMQPVISLFTLVKGSLLIATVVVTFFVGAEVSLAIRNDFNYIGAPFLMGTVALGGVVNVMPMLYQKISPVTTQVKHFRGAVVAGISTCTVLNILWCWAVLHIVPQLPCSSMSIVGNTTASPTVTPVSVVTAVSTLPPVSPACSQNLSLERSANNGEIATLPLTEIIQTMHPEFSWVAILVQLFIMISITVSYLTLGSAMHHTVVGWVEGSWNEPGFCRYAPIFEGISKCCTPKCICQSLISLFIFAIVFTVAMLDPQGFVQILDRGTSLFINLECGIFIFLMVRNARSGNFSSLDIPLETPWLLYHLHWLVALYFTFAVGYDIVDSIYITAT
- the LOC136423626 gene encoding uncharacterized protein isoform X5, producing MEADTDRLTERRDSQDSSPRANMYIVYIQCYFVTIATILGTGILGLPVTLSHSGLYPFLVSFLIGFVIQCLLVYFFVEILQRAYAAQEQISKGATLSHEHIPLQEEEDEADEKEINGMLVAGHVILPNQSAVRLPNLHLLGTLFLPCGTRQMFDIVVFLNFISILISYALAGSEAYAQMFGVPHFYVIPGFVWILTFAVVFIQTLMQPVISLFTLVKGSLLIATVVVTFFVGAEVSLAIRNDFNYIGAPFLMGTVALGGVVNVMPMLYQKISPVTTQVKHFRGAVVAGISTCTVLNILWCWAVLHIVPQLPCSSMSIVGNTTASPTVTPVSVVTAVSTLPPVSPACSQNLSLERSANNGEIATLPLTEIIQTMHPEFSWVAILVQLFIMISITVSYLTLGSAMHHTVVGWVEGSWNEPGFCRYAPIFEGISKCCTPKCICQSLISLFIFAIVFTVAMLDPQGFVQILDRGTSLFINLECGIFIFLMVRNARSGNFSSLDIPLETPWLLYHLHWLVALYFTFAVGYDIVDSIYITAT
- the LOC136423626 gene encoding uncharacterized protein isoform X4, with product MEADTDRLTERRDSQDSSPRANMYIVYIQCYFVTIATILGTGILGLPVTLSHSGLYPFLVSFLIGFVIQCLLVYFFVEILQRAYAAQEQISKGATLSHEHIPLQEEEDEADEKEITDGMLAGHVILPKRPEIRSPDLHMLGTMFLTCGVQQAFDLIVFLHFISILISYALAGSEAYAQMFGVPHFYVIPGFVWILTFAVVFIQTLMQPVISLFTLVKGSLLIATVVVTFFVGAEVSLAIRNDFNYIGAPFLMGTVALGGVVNVMPMLYQKISPVTTQVKHFRGAVVAGISTCTVLNILWCWAVLHIVPQLPCSSMSIVGNTTASPTVTPVSVVTAVSTLPPVSPACSQNLSLERSANNGEIATLPLTEIIQTMHPEFSWVAILVQLFIMISITVSYLTLGSAMHHTVVGWVEGSWNEPGFCRYAPIFEGISKCCTPKCICQSLISLFIFAIVFTVAMLDPQGFVQILDRGTSLFINLECGIFIFLMVRNARSGNFSSLDIPLETPWLLYHLHWLVALYFTFAVGYDIVDSIYITAT
- the LOC136423626 gene encoding uncharacterized protein isoform X6 — translated: MEADTDRLTERRDSQDSSPRANMYIVYIQCYFVTIATILGTGILGLPVTLSHSGLYPFLVSFLIGFVIQCLLVYFFVEILQRAYAAQEQISKGATLSHEHIPLQEEEDEADEKEINGMLAGHVILPKRPEIRSPDLHMLGTMFLTCGVQQAFDLIVFLHFISILISYALAGSEAYAQMFGVPHFYVIPGFVWILTFAVVFIQTLMQPVISLFTLVKGSLLIATVVVTFFVGAEVSLAIRNDFNYIGAPFLMGTVALGGVVNVMPMLYQKISPVTTQVKHFRGAVVAGISTCTVLNILWCWAVLHIVPQLPCSSMSIVGNTTASPTVTPVSVVTAVSTLPPVSPACSQNLSLERSANNGEIATLPLTEIIQTMHPEFSWVAILVQLFIMISITVSYLTLGSAMHHTVVGWVEGSWNEPGFCRYAPIFEGISKCCTPKCICQSLISLFIFAIVFTVAMLDPQGFVQILDRGTSLFINLECGIFIFLMVRNARSGNFSSLDIPLETPWLLYHLHWLVALYFTFAVGYDIVDSIYITAT